In Gracilibacillus salitolerans, the sequence GTGTTCCTATAGTGATAGTTGTCCGATCTCCTATCCGCTCTCTGACAGCGATTTGCACGTTAATTTCTTCATCATTTTGCTTCAATTTATTTTCCCAATTTGGTGTGAAGCCTGTCCATGTATTAAAATGCGGTTCTTTCACTTCGTCGATTATTGTCATTTTTAGTCTTGATTTTACAAAATCTATAAAACGAACAATATCTATAATACCATCTTCCCACGCTTCAACACAAGAAAAATATTGCGCATCCTCTGTAAATAATTCATTAGTAATTGAATTAACCTTTTCTTTGTATACTTCTAGTACTTCCGGTGTTGTTTTATTCGTTGTTTCTGTCATGTTAATAGTATAAATGACTTGGTACCGGTTTTGTTGTTGATTTGTGCGCACTAATAAGATTGATTCGGTAATACCTTTGTTTTCTTGTCGGTCCGAATCGAATTTTAGACGATTATGTTCTTTATCGTCTTCTTGCATATTTAGGTGATACCCGTTGATTTTAGAAATAAAACTTTGCAAGTCTGAAATTTCTCTTGATTCTTTAATAGTAGTTTGCAATTTTGATAGATTAAGATTTTGTTCTTCCACTATTTCTATCATATCGTCTAATTTATTTTGGCTTTCTATATTTGTTTTTGTCTCTATGAGTAATTGATCTATAAAAAACATCATTCCAACTGTTGCAAGCGATAAAAATAAATACTTCATTTCCCGCACTCCTTTTTTATTAGAAGTATTGGCAGGAAACAAAGTATTCATACTTTATATTATTATTTTATTATGGAAATGTTCGATGAACCTAAAATAGGTAAATTAATTGTTGTGACCATTGTAAGAAGTCTAAGAAAAAATTACTCACGGTAGAACCTATGGCAATAGTGATGAAGATAACTAAAATTCGTGCTTCATACACTTTATTTTTTCTAAATAATTCATCGAAATTAAGTGCTTGAAGAACTTGCCATGTAATTACGATAAAGATGAGGTGTGACAACATCCCGATCAAGCCTTCTTGCGCTAAACTTTGCATCATAATATATCCCTCGCTTACTTGTTTTTTTCTATTCTAACATATCTATCAATGATTCGCCTTTATAGGATATAGTTCGATATTTCCCGGGAAATTTAGATAAAATATTATTATATTGGTGCTGAAGTTATGAAGTTAAACCATTTTATTCCATTTATGAGTTTTGGAGCGGGATTCGATTGGAGTATGGGCAAAGGGACAAGAGGAGATGATAGAAGCGAAAAAGTTGAAGAATCATGACGAAATCGTTTTCTGACCAACTTATGCTTTATCGTAAGGTGAGTGAGGGTGGTGATTGATTGATTGATTGATTGATTGAATGAATGAAATGACTTACTTCAGATTTACTATCAACTTTCGGGGATTTACTATCAACTTGAAAAAGGGCTGCGCTCAACCTGAACGGT encodes:
- a CDS encoding DUF1146 family protein, coding for MMQSLAQEGLIGMLSHLIFIVITWQVLQALNFDELFRKNKVYEARILVIFITIAIGSTVSNFFLDFLQWSQQLIYLF
- a CDS encoding YwmB family TATA-box binding protein translates to MKYLFLSLATVGMMFFIDQLLIETKTNIESQNKLDDMIEIVEEQNLNLSKLQTTIKESREISDLQSFISKINGYHLNMQEDDKEHNRLKFDSDRQENKGITESILLVRTNQQQNRYQVIYTINMTETTNKTTPEVLEVYKEKVNSITNELFTEDAQYFSCVEAWEDGIIDIVRFIDFVKSRLKMTIIDEVKEPHFNTWTGFTPNWENKLKQNDEEINVQIAVRERIGDRTTITIGTPILIHEY